The Triplophysa rosa linkage group LG25, Trosa_1v2, whole genome shotgun sequence genome window below encodes:
- the baiap2l2b gene encoding brain-specific angiogenesis inhibitor 1-associated protein 2-like protein 2, with product MSGANSDLLHSSTLSVYNNLMDQFNPGLQKLVVLGNRYTKAFQALALSSEAYFSFLAKMGVQALNTLSSKSLGDVLIQISETQRKLTAEVEGVFCWFHVEVLQAMDKNVKLDEEYIEGSRRVYELEVRNQAAALERQLRRGAFRDTLEGSEYMQYLRQSQHEILKEEERRYRFLAEKHCGLTQSLLFLINKTGVSLQQRAEGWKEKVSETRSSRPRTPTPSDQEAQLKSSLGSLLQTGDCEMQREPLGRVPSRAPSPMPSRSRSSSVGESLGLGGGRSMRAMVPHLPSSNPVLLPFSRGDMVTVLIPEPRNGWLYGRHESSLRQGWFPAAYVAGADDFLPLGSSGPSHRSHSMNNLLEPTSQSEASDFQSYSDITTMRRASADLRPVSPLPVNEGKIIQKTYNEIPAPAVPQRRGSADIRRAESHFESKVEHKSYELLLPAPPLPNSPLPMRKVESSSERAAAHRQQQEHPLFPRGSNPFATVKLRPTVTNDRSAPRIH from the exons ATGTCTGGTGCTAACAGTGACCTTTTGCATAGTTCAACCCTGAGTGTTTATAAC AACCTCATGGATCAGTTTAATCCTGGTTTACAAAAGCTGGTTGTTTTGGGAAACCGCTACACCAAAGCATTTCAAG CCCTGGCTCTGTCGAGTGAGGCCTACTTCAGTTTTCTTGCTAAGATGGGCGTGCAGGCGCTCAACACTTTATCATCCAAATCGCTTG GTGACGTGCTGATTCAGATATCAGAGACCCAGCGGAAGCTGACGGCTGAGGTGGAGGGTGTG TTTTGTTGGTTTCATGTGGAGGTTCTGCAGGCCATGGACAAGAATGTGAAGCTGGATGAGGAGTACATTGAG ggcaGCCGTAGAGTGTATGAACTGGAGGTGAGGAATCAGGCAGCGGCCCTGGAGAGACAGCTGAGACGTGGAGCGTTCAGAGACACACTG gAGGGTAGCGAGTACATGCAATACCTGAGACAGAGCCAGCATGAAATTCTCAAAGAGGAAGAAAGAAGGTATCGTTTCCTGGCTGAGAAACACTGCGGACTCACGCAGTCGCTACTGTTTCTTATCAACAAG ACGGGGGTATCTCTCCAGCAGAGAGCCGAGGGGTGGAAAGAGAAAGTCAGCGAGACCAGGAGTTCCAGACCGCGAACGCCCACTCCGTCAGATCAAGAGGCTCAG TTAAAAAGTTCCCTGGGCTCTCTTCTTCAGACTGGAGATTGTGAAATGCAGCGTGAGCCGCTGGGCAGAGTGCCCTCTAGAG CCCCGTCTCCGATGCCCAGTCGGTCTCGCTCCAGCTCTGTGGGTGAGTCTTTGGGTCTGGGTGGTGGTCGCTCTATGAGGGCCATGGTACCTCATCTCCCCTCATCCAATCCAGTCCTGCTGCCGTTTTCCCGCGGTGACATGGTGACTGTACTCATACCAGAACCCCGGAACGGTTGGCTGTACGGACGTCACGAATCAAGCCTCCG TCAAGGCTGGTTTCCTGCTGCTTACGTGGCTGGCGCTGACGATTTTTTACCCTTGGGTTCAAG TGGGCCGTCACACCGAAGCCACAGCATGAACAACCTCCTGGAGCcaaccagccaatcagaagctTCAGACTTTCAAAGCTATAGCGACATCACAACCATGCGTCGAGCTTCGGCCGATCTGCGCCCGGTCTCTCCGCTCCCTGTCAATGAGGGCAAGATCATTCAAAAGACCTACAACGAGATCCCAGCCCCTGCCGTGCCACAACGCCGCGGATCAGCTGACATTCGGAGGGCGGAGTCTCATTTTGAGAGCAAAGTGGAGCATAAAAGTTATGAACTGCTGCTTCCAGCTCCGCCCCTTCCGAACTCCCCTCTGCCTATGCGAAAGGTGGAATCAAGCTCTGAG AGGGCAGCTGCCCATAGACAACAACAAGAGCACCCTCTTTTTCCCAG AGGGTCAAATCCTTTCGCCACCGTGAAGCTCCGCCCCACAGTCACCAACGACAGATCAGCACCACGGATCCACTGA